From Proteus vulgaris:
TATTTGTAGTAAAATAGCGCTGTGTGTGTTATTTCCTGTCGTTACGACATCGTTATCAGCCAACTAAATGCCTTGATTTATCAAGGGTTTTTGGCTCCTTTGCTGTGTAATAATAAAACAGAGCGCAGTAAGGGAAAGAATATGATAAAATCCGCGCCCCGCGGATAGGAGAAAAAGGTAACCTATGAACGTAATCAAAGGTGTTGTCGCGGCGCCAAACGCACGCGTAGCAATTGCAATTGCCCGTTTTAATAATTTCATCAACGACAGCTTATTAGAAGGTGCGGTTGATGCATTAGAACGTATTGGACAAGTTTCCTCTGAAAATATTACCGTCGTTTGGGTTCCTGGTGCTTACGAGCTACCGTTAACAGTTAAAGCTTTAGCTGAAAGCGACAAATACGATGCAGTTATCGCGTTAGGTACTGTTATCCGTGGTGGAACCGCACATTTTGAATACGTTGCTGGCGAATGTAGCTCTGGTTTATCTCAAGTTGCAATGCAAAGTGAGATCCCTGTGACTTTTGGTGTTTTAACCACTGAAAATATTGAGCAGGCTATTGAACGCGCTGGAACCAAAGCGGGCAACAAAGGTGCTGAAGCTGCAATGACAGCACTTGAAATGATCAATGTACTTAAAGCCATAAAAGGCTAATCATCTGTTTTAACTAAAGGGGAATTTTGTGAAACCTGCTGCTCGTCGTCGTGCTCGTGAGTGTGCTGTTCAGGCTATCTACTCATGGCAATTATCCGGAAATGACATCGCGGATGTGGAATTGGAGTTTTTATCCGAGCAGGATACCCAAGGTGTAGATATTGCTTATTTTCGTGAGCTTTTAGTGGGTGTTGCCATTAATGCAACACGTTTAGATAAGGCAATGGAGCCTTATTTATCCCGCCAACTTGAAGAACTTGGTCAAGTTGAAAAAGCAATTTTACGTTTAGCAATGTTTGAACTCAGCTTCCGCGAAGATGTTCCTTACAAAGTTGCGATTAACGAAGCGATTGAACTGGCTAAGGTATTTGGTGCTGATGATAGCCATAAGTTTGTTAATGGCGTGCTTGATAAAGCAGCACCAATAGTACGACGTAAAAAATAACGTTTTTCACGTTTCCTCTATGGTAAATAATTCAAGGCCGGTATTTCCGGCCTTTTGTTTAATAAAACGAGTTTAGTAGGCACAGCTAAATAGGAAATTGATAATGCCTTGTGGTGAATTCTCCCTTATCAAACAATATTTCACGTCACAGCCTGTAAAACGAAAAGACGTAAGTACAGGTATTGGTGATGACTGCGCAATATTGACAGTACCCGAAAAGCAGCAAGTTGCGATTAGTACCGATACTTTAGTCAGTGGCATTCACTTCCTTCCTTCTATCTCACCTGAAGACTTAGCCTATAAAGCGCTAGCTGTAAATATTAGTGATTTAGCCGCTGTGGGCGCTGATCCTTCTTGGGCATCTCTGGCATTAACATTACCTGATACAAACAGTGAATGGCTTGAGGCTTTTAGTCGTTCTTTCTTTGCATTAGCAGATTATTATGCAATCCAGTTAATTGGCGGTGATACGACTCGTGGACCTTTAAGTTTAACAATCACAATACAAGGACTAGTTCCTCAAGGAACGGCATTATTACGTTCAGGTGCTAAAATAGGTGATTGGATTTACGTTACT
This genomic window contains:
- the nusB gene encoding transcription antitermination factor NusB, whose product is MKPAARRRARECAVQAIYSWQLSGNDIADVELEFLSEQDTQGVDIAYFRELLVGVAINATRLDKAMEPYLSRQLEELGQVEKAILRLAMFELSFREDVPYKVAINEAIELAKVFGADDSHKFVNGVLDKAAPIVRRKK
- the ribH gene encoding 6,7-dimethyl-8-ribityllumazine synthase, with product MNVIKGVVAAPNARVAIAIARFNNFINDSLLEGAVDALERIGQVSSENITVVWVPGAYELPLTVKALAESDKYDAVIALGTVIRGGTAHFEYVAGECSSGLSQVAMQSEIPVTFGVLTTENIEQAIERAGTKAGNKGAEAAMTALEMINVLKAIKG